DNA from Candidatus Epulonipiscium sp.:
TCTTATTGTAATATTCTTTTAGTTCTTTCCATCGATTCAGTCTTATGTAAGATAGTATTATGGAGTGATATATAGAGTCCAAAACCCCTGCCTTATCAAAACTTATTTTATCTTTTATATCTAATACTTTTTCATATTCTCCTATATCTGAATAAAGCAAACATAAATCCCCATAAACTTCTTCCACTGAATCGATAGTTAAAGTAGGTGTAACCATATCCTTATAACCGGCATAACTTTTATAATCCATGGCCATTTCAATATACTTTTCAAAGGTTTTGATTGCTTCTTTGTTTTTAAGCAGAGCTTGTTGTGCTTTACCTAAGTAAAAATATGCATCTATATATTCGTCACTAATTTCTATAGTTTTTTTTGCTACTTCTAAGACTTTTTTATATTTATTATTAAATAATGCAACATGCAATAAATGTATATAAATATATATCATAGTAACCTTTTTTTCTTTAGCCAATTCATATGCCCTTTCCGCATAATATAAAGCTGTCTTATGATCTTTATACATCCCATAAGACTGAGATATTTGAAATAGGTAATAAACATTATCAGGATTCTTTTCTAATTCCTGTTCTAAAATTTCTACATTTCTTTTAAATTTTCTTTTCATCAATACTGGATCAGATGATACATATCCATAATGTTCAAGTACCGTTTCAAGATGATGGAAAGGTTCTGCCACTAAAGGCTGTTCATGAACTGCACCACTATATTTAAAATCAGGGGTGTTTTTAAACAATCTCATCATGGGTATAATGTTCCAATCGCTTTCATTTTCATTTAAAAAGTTCTTAATACTTAGAACGCAAGTCCTATATTCCTTATATTTTTTAGTCCTAAAAAACTCGATAATTGTTTCTGGATTGCTCACTATTTCATCAGCATCTAATATAAATAGCCATTGACCCTTAGCATGGCTAATAGATATATTTCTCATCTTAGCAAAATCATTTTCCCAAGGATGCTCGTATACCTTTTTTGTATGGCTTTTAGCTATCTCTATAGTTTTGTCCGTGGAGCCTGTGTCTAAAATAATTAGCTCAGAAGGAATACCTTCTAATATTGGTTTTAAATTAGTAAGACATTTATATAAATATTTTTCTTCGTTTTTAACCATCATAACAATACTAAGTAACATAAAATCCCTCCTATAAATAAAAGAATCATTTAAATATCAGAAATGCCCTCTCTAATATTTAAATAATTCTTTTAAAAAAAGGGGTTATCATTAACCCCTTTTTAAATGGCTATAAAATCATCAATTATCTTAATAATTGAAGTACTCCTCGAGGTGCTTGGTTTGCTTGAGCAAGCATTGCCGTTGCAGCCTGTTGAAGAATATTAGTTCTTGTAAAGTTCATCATTTCTTGCGCCATATCTGTATCACGGATACGAGATTCGGAAGCTTGAAGGTTTTCTGCAGCAACGTCTAAATTCTTGATGGTATGT
Protein-coding regions in this window:
- a CDS encoding glycosyltransferase, which codes for MLLSIVMMVKNEEKYLYKCLTNLKPILEGIPSELIILDTGSTDKTIEIAKSHTKKVYEHPWENDFAKMRNISISHAKGQWLFILDADEIVSNPETIIEFFRTKKYKEYRTCVLSIKNFLNENESDWNIIPMMRLFKNTPDFKYSGAVHEQPLVAEPFHHLETVLEHYGYVSSDPVLMKRKFKRNVEILEQELEKNPDNVYYLFQISQSYGMYKDHKTALYYAERAYELAKEKKVTMIYIYIHLLHVALFNNKYKKVLEVAKKTIEISDEYIDAYFYLGKAQQALLKNKEAIKTFEKYIEMAMDYKSYAGYKDMVTPTLTIDSVEEVYGDLCLLYSDIGEYEKVLDIKDKISFDKAGVLDSIYHSIILSYIRLNRWKELKEYYNKIKVEGEDLKESFINNIELLKENISLDEKIALEKQFSSYEDNYGLLSKVRIALQEGNFSSLGNIKKDIKTLDFVKLPHFYGDILWYNIIEGSPIEEYLSQVREEKIFNYIQYILNEKSKRSFDILFKYIKNQYPILNIKTAHVTKILLKALLLDESLEDNYYRGILERYVANGNLLMKYTYQEHILEDELEQYLKNDEERFLMYMDKAISMKFEDLSKSISYLKKALRVFPVMKKGIELYIDEYRNLINQNLEFNSLKNNLQININQLLQEGKIDEVDSMIKEYEAIIKDDSFIYSTKSTIAMLQNSTDKAKRVIKEGLLKYPRNFDLLCNGAYLCEITKEISIANLLYKEAYKAAPNEEYKNQIQGIINKLYKE